From a single Lolium rigidum isolate FL_2022 chromosome 7, APGP_CSIRO_Lrig_0.1, whole genome shotgun sequence genomic region:
- the LOC124671443 gene encoding uncharacterized protein LOC124671443 has translation MTTTNGSSHAGESDVMEEIAKLKRRIEEQDQRIEEQDQIIEGFRNQDEANFRQGNDESQLEVPQNRRKRVHASGPEQVRLVSRPKYTIKHHPDCEGSNEFSYQGQSSLTPPFPEEGEMRKSGENLDENSRRVHKQMTQNKTPSHMSSKKRCRPSEEIRNAVILKSSIYPNKSWWC, from the exons ATGACTACAACAAACGGGTCATCACATGCCGGAGAGAGTGATGTTATGGAGGAAATAGCAAAGCTCAAGCGGCGTATAGAAGAGCAGGACCAACGCATAGAAGAGCAAGACCAAATTATTGAAGGATTTAGAAACCAGGATGAA GCCAATTTCCGCCAAGGCAATGATGAATCTCAGCTGGAAGTACCACAAAATAGAAGAAAG AGAGTTCATGCTAGTGGACCTGAGCAAGTACGCTTAGTGAGCAGACCAAAATATACAATAAAG CATCATCCTGACTGCGAGGGTAGCAATGAATTCTCATATCAAGGACAATCATCACTAACACCTCCTTTTCCTGAAGAAGGGGAG ATGAGAAAGAGCGGTGAGAATCTGGATGAAAATTCGAGAAGAGTGCACAAACAAATGACTCAAAACAAGACTCCAAGCCATATGTCCTCAAAGAAGAGATGTCGTCCTTCGGAAGAG ATTCGTAATGCAGTAATTTTGAAATCTTCAATATATCCAAATAAAAG TTGGTGGTGTTGA